Below is a genomic region from Ruania alba.
GCCCCAGCCGCGGGACACCTGCCCGATCCGGGTGCCGTCCGCGGTCAGCAAGGGGGCCGACCACTCGGCGGCGGCTGATGGCGGGGCTTCCGTTCCGCCGTCCAGCAGCGCCACCGCCCCCGCTCCCAGGGCGAGGCCCAACAGCCATGCCGCTGCCACGGCGAAGATGGCCCGACGGCGGCCGCTCGCCCTGGTGCGAGGCGCGCCTCTCCCGGGCTCCCCTGTTCGCTCAGCCCGCAACCGCGCCAGCACGTCGGACTCGAAGTCGGGTCCCGGTGCGTGCCGGGGTACGGCGGGGAGCACCTGCTCGATCGCACCGGCGCGCTCGTCGTAGTCGTGGCGGCAGGCGCTGCACGCGGCCAGGTGGTCACTCACCCGGATACGGGTGTCGGCATCGGCGTGATCGAGCGCCACCTCGATGAGGGCGTCCTCGTCGGGGTGCCACTCGGCGTTCCGGCTGGACGTCATGATCCGCCTCCTTGTTCGGTCTCGACACCTCGTCGTAGTTTCCTGAGCCCGTCACGGATCCGGGTCTTGGCGGTGCCCAGGGGGATCTTCTCCCGCACACTCACCTCCGCGGCCGTACACCCGCCGAGCACGGCCAGCACCACGGCGCGCGCCTGCTCGGGTGAGAGGCGGTGCAGCCGGCGCACCGCACGCTCAGCCTCGACGCGGTGCACGGCCGTCTCCTCCAGGTCCGGCGAGGTGGTCAGTGTGTCCTGCACGAGCCGATCGAGGACGTCGTCCTCGGTGGGAGTGCTGCGCCGGGCCCGTACGGCGTCGATGGCGGCGTTGCGGGCGATGGTGAGGATCCAGGTGAGCACCGAAGCACGCCGTGCGTCGTAACCGCCGGCCGCTCCCCAGGCACGCAAGAACACCTCCTGGCTCACGTCCTCGGCGAGCGCCGCGTCGCGGGTGATGCTCACTGCCATCCCGAACACCGCGCTCTGGAACCGCCGAACGAACGCCGCCGACGCACCGGGATCGTCCACCGCCAGCCCGGCCAGCAGGGCGGCGTCGGCGGCCCGGTCGGCGCGTGACATGGCTCCCATACTTCACGATACGGCTCAGCCCGGGTGGAGGGATTGCCGGTACGCGGATCCCGCTGTTCCTCAGCTCGAGCAATCCCTTCGTCGCCAGCCGACGTACCACTCCTACCGGCCGTTCGGCCGGTGCTGACGCACGACGAGTGGAGAAGACCATGCGACGGACCCGGACCATACTGACGGCGACCCTCATGGGCGCGGGCCTCCTGCTGGCAGGATGCGGCTCCGCCGACGAGGGCGACACGGACGAGGGCGCGGGCGGAGGCTACGGAGGCGGCGCCCCTGCCGAGGAGGAGACAACCGAGGAGGGCGAGGCCACCGAGGAGAGCGGCGAGGAAGGCGACAACGGCGAGATGGCCGCCGCCCCGACTGTCACCACCGCCGAGACCGACCTCGGCACGATCCTGGTCGATGGTGAGGGCATGACCTTGTACATGTTCACCAACGACGAAGAAGGCGTGAGCAACTGCGAGGGCGACTGCCTCGAAGCATGGCCGGCCCTGGAGGGTGAACCGGAGGCGGGCGAAGGTATCGACACGTCGCTGCTCGGCAGCCTCGAACGCTCCGACGGCACGGTCCAGGCCTCGTACAACGGCTGGCCGCTGTACTACTGGGTGCAGGACTCCGCCCCCGGCGACACCACCGGCCAGGGCGTGAACGACGTCTGGTACGTCCTCTCCCCCGAGGGCGAGATCATCGAGTAGCCGGCCGCGGAAGTATCGACGCCTCTCAGGCCACTGGTGCCAGATCTGGCAGCAACTCACTCAGCGCCGTCGATACGTCCACGCGCTGCCGGCAGGAGCGGGTTGGTGGTGCCGTGCGACCATGATGAGTGACCATCACCGAGTTCATCCATGCCCGGATCGACGACGACGAGGCCGCGGCGTTGCGAATCCCGGCCGGAGTGGGCGCTGGCCTGCATCCCTTCGGACGCGAGCGGATTCTCGCCGAGTGCGCAGTCAAACGGGCACTCGTCCAGGAACTGTGGGAGACCGCAGGCCTCTCCGGGAACGAGTTCGGCGCGTTTCGTGACTGGCACGAGCTCGAACGCGTCGGTGAGTACCCCTCAGGGCTACGCCACCTCGCGACTCTCTACTCCGACCACCCCGATTTCCAGGAGACGTGGACACCCTGAGTGCGGCGGGCCAGGGCACCGACGAGGTTGGTTCCACCGTATCCAGATCGGGCCCATGCGGCCTCGCTCATGCCCTAGCCCAAGCCCCGCCGGCCGCCGCCTCGGCCGCGAACTCTTCCAGCGAGCGAGCCGGCCTGCCGAGCACGTCCGCCACGGTGGTGGTCGTGGCGCTGTTGTGCCCGTCGAGCAGGTCCACGAACAGCTCGGCAAGTCCGCGGGCCTCGTCGGTCGGCAGACCTGCCGCTTCGGCCACGGCAGCGAAATCCGCCGCACTCACCTGCTGGTACTGCACGCGATGCCCGGCCGCATCTCCCAGGATCCGGGCGGTCTCCACGAGAGGCACCGCGCGAGGTCCGGTCAGCTCGAGCACCCGCCCCTCGTGCTCGGTGCCCTCCGCCAGCAGGGCTGTCACCACGACGTCGGCGATGTCCTCGGCGTCCAGGAACGGTTCGGCAACGTCGGGCGCGCCCGGCAGCGCCAGCACGCCGTCGATGACTGCTGGGGCGAACGGACCCTCGGTGAAGTTCTGGTCGAAGAACGCGCAGCGCACCACTGTGCCAGTGGGCACCAGGTCCAGGAACGCGCGTTCACACTCCTGCGCCAGCGGCTCACCACGGCCGGAGAGCAGCACCACCCGCTGCACGCCCCGCTCGGCGAGCGCCGTCGCCACACCCGTGACGGCGTCCCGTGCGCCGGGCAGCGCCAGGTCGGGTTGGTAGGTCAGGTAGGCGGCTGCCACACCGTCGACGGCGGCCGGCCAGGTGTGTGGGTTGGTCCAGTCGAAGGGATGGTCACCGGAGCGGGAGGCGCTCCGGACAAGGTGCCCGGCCGAAGTGAGCCTGGCCGCGACCCGGCGGCCGGTCTTGCCGTGCGCGCCGGTGATGAGGATCGTTCCTGCGAGGGTCTGCACTGTGGTGTCCATGTCTTCATCTCAGCGGCTCCAATCAAGACGATCCATGGGCAGAACGGTCAATGGCATACGTGATCGTCTAACATCAGGGAATGGACGCCCTCTCCGCACTGCTGGACGGCCCCCGCGCTCGGGGCGCCTTCGTGCTCCGATGCCTGCTCGACGCACCGTGGTCGATCCGCGTCGGTGACGAGGCACCGTTGGCGCTGGTGGCGATGGCACGTGGTCGCGCGTGGGTGACCTTCGACGGAGAGGATCCGCTCGAGCTGGTACCGGGTGACGTGTTGCTGGTCAAGGGTCCGGATCACTACACGGTCTCCGACTCCCCCGGTCGTGACCCGGTGGTGTTCGTGGACACGGACGAGGTCTGCCGGGACGCGGCGGGCGCCTCGCTCGCCGAGGAGATGCTGCTGGGAGCACGAACCTGGGGGAACTCGGTCACCGGGGAGACAGCCTTCGTGATCGCTTGCTACGACCTGCGCGGCCAGGTGACGCCGCGGCTGCTGGATGCCCTGCCACGCACCGTGCGGGTGCCGGTCGGCAGCGGATCCGCCCTCATGGACGTGCTGCACACCGAGGTGAACCAGGAGGCGCTCGGGCAGCAGGTGGTGCTGGACCGGATCGTCGATCTGGTGCTGGTGCAGACGCTGCGCACCTGGTTCGCCGACCCCACCGTCGACGCGCCCCGCTGGTGGCAGGCGAGCGCCGACCCGGTGGTGGGTCCGGCGATCCGTGCCCTGCAGACGAACCCGGCCCGACCGTGGACCATCGATGCCCTGGCGCGCTCTGTCGGGGTGTCCCGCGCGACGCTCGCGCGCCGGTTCACCGACCTGGTCGGCGAGCCGCCGATGACCTATCTCACCGGTTGGCGGCTCACCCTCGCCGCCGATCTGCTCCGTGGCAGCGACGAGACCCTCGCGGCCGTCGCCCGCCGGGTGGGGTACGGAACGGCCTTCTCGTTCAGCAGTGCGTTCAAGCGCCGCTACGGGGTGAGTCCGCAGACCTTTCGCCGTTCCGACGTCCTCGTTCCGGCGTGATCCCGACCGGGTCGGTCCGGCCGGCCCGCAGCGCGATCCGGATCACCGGCACCTGGAGCGGGAGCCGCGCCACCGAGACGGCGAACCGCACCCAGGAGCCCGCGTCACCGTGCCGCCACGCCCAGCTCGCCAGGTCCGCGCTCATCTGCATGTTCGCCGGCCACACCGCGACCAGTAGCGCGGCACTGGTCCACCCGGCTACCCGGCGGGTGCGCGGATGCAGCAGCCCTGCCGCACAACTACACTCCGCCACGCCCGAGAGGATCACCAGCTCCCGCTTCCAGCGCCGCAGCGGCGCCGGGATGATCGACTCGAAGAGCCCAGGGCGCATCAGGTGCAACACACCGGAGACCGCGAACGGTCCGATCACGGCCCACAACTCACGTCGCACGCGAGCCAGCCTGGCACACGGCGCTCAGGGCGTGGTGGCGATCGGCATCCAGACCCGCATCGACGACGGGCCCGGTTCCCCCAGGAGTGCCGGCTGGCGATCCGCAGGTTCCACAGTGGCGGACTGATCACCGCAACCGGTGGGAGAATCGCCATCATGGGAGGTCACTGATGCGGATGCGGATCCTGCTGCTGGTCTGGGGTGGACTGATGCTCACCTGGTTGGGTGCGGCCGTCTTCGGCTGGGGCAACGTCGAGACCGGTTCATCCCGACCACTGGTGCAGATCAGCAGCGCAACCAGCCTGGTGCCCAACGACATCCAGGCTCAGGTCTCTCCCGAGTACTACCTCGCCGAGGGCCATCTCCTGGTGCTGATCGCTGCCTCTGCGCTGAGCGTGCTGTTGCCCCTGCGCGCGAAGGCGCTGCGGATCCTGGCCGGGCTGGCCTACGTGGCCACCGGCGGGTACCTGGGCTACACCGCGTGGTCGGGCAGCCCACCGGCCGAGATCGGCACGATGGTGGGATACGTCGTGGCCGGGTCGTTGGTGCTGGCCGGGTTGCTGTTCTTCGCGGACCGGCGCGGGGGCGTCGGCGTGGTAGCCGGGATCGCGGCGCTGGCAGGTGCGGCCTGGAACACCCACGCTGTGGTGCTGGTGGCCTTGCCCGGCCGCCCGGGCCTGGGCGCGGTGTGCCTGACCGTGGGCTACCTGCTGGTGGCAGCGGGGGCGTTTGGTGCGCTGGGTGACCGAGCCCGCAAGAATCGACGATCCTGAGCACATTGCTGCCGAATGTGGCGGCAGCGTGCCCGGGCCCGTCGATAGTTTCACGCTTGCCGCGGCCATCGTCGGTGCTGACGAGTGGCGAGCATGGCGGCTAGCTGATCCCGGGTGTCGTCCCAGTCGCGCCAGACCTGGGAGTAGCTCAACCGAGTGATCCGATACCCCATGCGTGAGGCGGGGAGGTCGCGCCGCCGGTCGTTCTCGTAGTTTCGCAGCGCGGTGTGGTGCGCCTTGCTGTCAGCCTCGACGATCCAGGAGCGTCCGACCACGAAGTCCACCCGGCCGACGCCGTCGATCTCGACCTGCTGCCGGAAGCTGACTCGGCGGCTGCGGAACCACCGTGCAAGCCTGGTCTCCGTGCCGGACTCGCTGCGGAGCGAGAGCACTCCGATCTTTCGCCGAATCGTCCTCGGGACGCTCTCGAAGAGGGCGGGCAGATCCGCCACGGTGAGATGACCGCTGTTGAGGGCCGACTCAAAGAGGACAGCGGCGCCCTCGGGAGGCAGGCACTGCGTGGCGTGCTGCAAGCACAACCCGAGCGATGCGACGGGACCTTGTTCCGGCCATGCGTCCAGATACGGGCCATGCCGGGAGTGGCCCAGCGGAACGGCACCCCGCCGGGCGTACACGTGCAGCCCCTCGAACGGCGGCACCCAGAGGCCGTGGAAGCGGGCGGCTGAGAGACATGTGAGGCGCGCACCGGCCTGGATCGCCGCCACCGCGTCCGGATCCGCGTCATAGGTGGCGTACCACCCGTGCGCGATGCGGCGCAGCTGACCGACCTCACACCGCCGTCGGAGCTCTGTCGAGCCGATTCCGCTGGCTTTCAACTGGCTCCAGGAGTGCAGACCGTGATCGGGTACGTCGCGCATACCCACCAGGCTGCCCGCAGCGCCCGCGCGCCGGGAGGGGGTGTGGATAACCTCCGGGTGGAACTATCGACGGTCCTGGACACACTGTCGCCACAATCGGCAGCAATGTGCTCAGGAGCGTCGATACTTGCAGCGGTCAGGAGTTGGGGTCGCGGTACTTCGACATCGGGTCCGGGTCGCCG
It encodes:
- a CDS encoding COG4315 family predicted lipoprotein, whose amino-acid sequence is MRRTRTILTATLMGAGLLLAGCGSADEGDTDEGAGGGYGGGAPAEEETTEEGEATEESGEEGDNGEMAAAPTVTTAETDLGTILVDGEGMTLYMFTNDEEGVSNCEGDCLEAWPALEGEPEAGEGIDTSLLGSLERSDGTVQASYNGWPLYYWVQDSAPGDTTGQGVNDVWYVLSPEGEIIE
- a CDS encoding type IV toxin-antitoxin system AbiEi family antitoxin domain-containing protein; protein product: MRDVPDHGLHSWSQLKASGIGSTELRRRCEVGQLRRIAHGWYATYDADPDAVAAIQAGARLTCLSAARFHGLWVPPFEGLHVYARRGAVPLGHSRHGPYLDAWPEQGPVASLGLCLQHATQCLPPEGAAVLFESALNSGHLTVADLPALFESVPRTIRRKIGVLSLRSESGTETRLARWFRSRRVSFRQQVEIDGVGRVDFVVGRSWIVEADSKAHHTALRNYENDRRRDLPASRMGYRITRLSYSQVWRDWDDTRDQLAAMLATRQHRRWPRQA
- a CDS encoding DoxX family protein, which gives rise to MRRELWAVIGPFAVSGVLHLMRPGLFESIIPAPLRRWKRELVILSGVAECSCAAGLLHPRTRRVAGWTSAALLVAVWPANMQMSADLASWAWRHGDAGSWVRFAVSVARLPLQVPVIRIALRAGRTDPVGITPERGRRNGERSADSPRSGA
- a CDS encoding RNA polymerase sigma factor; the encoded protein is MSRADRAADAALLAGLAVDDPGASAAFVRRFQSAVFGMAVSITRDAALAEDVSQEVFLRAWGAAGGYDARRASVLTWILTIARNAAIDAVRARRSTPTEDDVLDRLVQDTLTTSPDLEETAVHRVEAERAVRRLHRLSPEQARAVVLAVLGGCTAAEVSVREKIPLGTAKTRIRDGLRKLRRGVETEQGGGS
- a CDS encoding AraC family transcriptional regulator — encoded protein: MDALSALLDGPRARGAFVLRCLLDAPWSIRVGDEAPLALVAMARGRAWVTFDGEDPLELVPGDVLLVKGPDHYTVSDSPGRDPVVFVDTDEVCRDAAGASLAEEMLLGARTWGNSVTGETAFVIACYDLRGQVTPRLLDALPRTVRVPVGSGSALMDVLHTEVNQEALGQQVVLDRIVDLVLVQTLRTWFADPTVDAPRWWQASADPVVGPAIRALQTNPARPWTIDALARSVGVSRATLARRFTDLVGEPPMTYLTGWRLTLAADLLRGSDETLAAVARRVGYGTAFSFSSAFKRRYGVSPQTFRRSDVLVPA
- a CDS encoding DUF6221 family protein gives rise to the protein MTITEFIHARIDDDEAAALRIPAGVGAGLHPFGRERILAECAVKRALVQELWETAGLSGNEFGAFRDWHELERVGEYPSGLRHLATLYSDHPDFQETWTP